Proteins co-encoded in one Rhodococcus sp. PAMC28707 genomic window:
- the msrB gene encoding peptide-methionine (R)-S-oxide reductase MsrB — MSHSYSKDEQSLDRLTPEQFRVTQKNGTERAFDNEYWDNHEDGLYVDVVTGEPLFSSADKFESHSGWPSFTRPVEPQNVVTKRDFSHLMVRTEIRSATGDSHLGHLFKDGPKVDGGLRYCMNSAALRFIPLDRLEAEGYGDYRAQFDSNEDSSDEGAQK, encoded by the coding sequence ATGTCGCACTCTTACAGCAAGGACGAGCAGTCACTCGATCGGTTGACTCCCGAGCAGTTCCGAGTCACTCAGAAGAACGGCACCGAGCGAGCTTTCGACAACGAATACTGGGATAACCACGAGGACGGTCTGTACGTGGATGTCGTAACGGGCGAGCCGTTGTTCTCTTCGGCGGACAAATTCGAATCTCACTCCGGGTGGCCCAGCTTCACCAGGCCCGTCGAGCCGCAGAATGTGGTTACGAAGCGGGATTTCAGCCACCTGATGGTGCGCACCGAAATTCGGTCCGCGACCGGCGACTCTCACCTGGGACACCTCTTCAAAGATGGCCCGAAGGTCGACGGCGGCTTGCGGTACTGCATGAACTCGGCAGCGCTACGGTTCATCCCCCTCGATCGCCTCGAGGCCGAGGGTTACGGTGACTATCGCGCACAGTTCGACAGCAACGAAGATAGTTCAGACGAAGGAGCGCAGAAGTGA
- the secA2 gene encoding accessory Sec system translocase SecA2 has protein sequence MALGSDRLWRVLGRSAQKGHARSRSRVDLAYEYEDWARGLTDPELTAAATSLRVDRSEDLDVPRYLALVREASDRAVGLRPFDVQLLAAVRMMAGDVVEMATGEGKTLAGAVAAGGYVLSGARVHVISINDFLARRDAAWMAPLYEMLGLTVGSVTESSTPEERRKAYACDVTYASVNEIGFDVLRDHLVDDIADLVAPTPDVALIDEADSVLVDEALVPLVLAGSVQKDVPASKVFEAIRGLAKSTDFDTDADGRNVFLTDEGAARLEKELGDIDLYSEEHVGTTLVAVNVALHAQVLLQRDVHYIVRDGRVQLINASRGRVAELQRWPDGLQAAVETKEGLKPTETGEILDTITVQALIGRYPTVCGMTGTALAAGEQLKKFYGLGVSLISPNQPNIRIDEADRVYDTASNKNAAVVAFVKEVHEQEQPILIGTHDVAESEDLAEQLQKQGVSVVVLNAKNDAEEAGVIAAAGVIGAVTVSTQIAGRGTDIKLGGPGSDTKAAKDRVTELGGLLVVGTGRHTTERLDNQLRGRAGRQGDPGRSVFFSSWEDDVVTANIGPKEQPRKHDDTGLITSAGVAGKIDHAQRIAEGTMLEVHSRTWRYNQLTAAHRDILDRRRTTLLATAEALELLSSAAPERASELRAEVSEDTLVVAARRIVLFHLDRAWSDYLAHLADVRESIHLRALGRENPLDEYHRIAVEAFKTVSDKAMEQAQVTFETVEITSEGIDLDNAGLQRPTSTWTYMVHDNPFASSAGNSAGLGAVFGG, from the coding sequence ATGGCATTGGGTTCTGATCGACTCTGGCGAGTACTCGGGCGTTCGGCGCAGAAGGGGCACGCTCGCTCCAGAAGTCGGGTGGACCTGGCGTACGAGTACGAGGACTGGGCGCGAGGACTCACCGACCCCGAGCTCACCGCGGCGGCGACATCGCTTCGCGTCGACAGGAGCGAGGACCTCGACGTTCCGCGCTACCTGGCGCTCGTTCGTGAAGCGAGTGATCGGGCCGTCGGGCTGCGGCCTTTCGACGTTCAGTTGCTCGCGGCCGTCCGGATGATGGCGGGCGACGTAGTCGAGATGGCAACCGGTGAGGGAAAGACGCTCGCGGGCGCGGTCGCGGCAGGCGGATATGTGCTCTCCGGCGCTCGCGTGCATGTCATCTCCATCAACGACTTCCTTGCCCGACGCGACGCCGCCTGGATGGCACCGCTGTACGAGATGCTGGGTCTGACAGTCGGGTCGGTCACCGAATCCTCGACTCCGGAGGAACGACGGAAGGCGTATGCCTGTGACGTCACGTATGCCTCGGTCAACGAGATCGGATTCGACGTTCTTCGTGATCATCTGGTCGACGACATCGCCGATCTGGTAGCGCCCACTCCTGATGTTGCGCTGATAGACGAGGCCGATTCGGTGCTCGTCGACGAAGCACTCGTTCCCTTGGTCCTTGCGGGATCGGTACAGAAGGATGTGCCGGCGTCGAAGGTGTTCGAGGCAATTCGCGGCTTGGCGAAGAGCACCGATTTCGACACCGACGCCGACGGCCGAAACGTCTTTCTCACCGACGAGGGCGCTGCCCGGTTGGAGAAGGAACTCGGCGATATCGACCTGTACTCCGAGGAGCATGTCGGGACCACCTTGGTTGCGGTCAATGTCGCGCTGCACGCTCAGGTCCTTCTCCAGCGCGATGTGCATTACATCGTCCGGGACGGGAGGGTCCAGTTGATCAATGCATCTCGTGGGCGCGTTGCGGAGTTGCAACGGTGGCCGGACGGTTTGCAGGCAGCGGTGGAGACCAAGGAAGGACTGAAGCCGACGGAGACGGGGGAGATTCTCGACACGATCACCGTGCAGGCTCTGATCGGTAGATATCCGACGGTGTGCGGAATGACCGGTACTGCGCTCGCCGCCGGCGAACAGCTCAAGAAGTTCTACGGGCTGGGGGTCTCGCTGATTTCGCCCAACCAGCCGAACATTCGAATCGACGAGGCCGACCGTGTCTACGACACTGCCTCGAACAAAAATGCGGCGGTGGTGGCCTTCGTCAAGGAGGTACACGAGCAAGAACAACCGATTCTTATCGGCACCCACGACGTTGCCGAATCCGAGGACCTGGCCGAGCAGCTTCAAAAGCAGGGAGTTTCGGTCGTCGTGTTGAACGCGAAGAACGACGCCGAGGAAGCCGGCGTCATCGCCGCTGCCGGCGTGATCGGAGCTGTCACAGTGTCGACTCAGATTGCCGGACGAGGAACCGACATCAAACTGGGTGGACCCGGTTCCGATACGAAAGCCGCCAAGGATCGAGTGACCGAACTCGGCGGGCTGCTCGTGGTCGGAACCGGTCGGCACACGACCGAGAGGCTCGACAATCAACTTCGTGGCCGCGCAGGCCGCCAGGGTGATCCGGGACGTTCGGTGTTCTTCTCCAGTTGGGAGGACGACGTCGTGACGGCTAATATCGGACCCAAGGAGCAGCCCAGGAAGCACGACGACACCGGGCTGATCACTTCGGCGGGTGTTGCCGGAAAGATCGATCATGCGCAGCGGATAGCCGAGGGCACGATGCTCGAAGTGCATTCGCGCACGTGGCGGTACAACCAGCTCACCGCTGCGCATCGCGACATCCTCGACCGTCGACGTACGACGTTGCTCGCCACTGCTGAAGCGTTGGAGCTTCTCAGTTCCGCTGCACCGGAACGTGCTTCGGAGCTCCGCGCCGAGGTATCGGAGGACACCCTGGTCGTCGCGGCTCGTCGAATCGTGCTGTTCCATCTCGACCGGGCGTGGTCGGACTACTTGGCGCACCTCGCCGATGTGCGCGAGAGTATCCACCTGCGCGCGCTCGGTCGAGAGAACCCATTGGACGAATATCACCGAATCGCTGTCGAGGCGTTCAAGACCGTCTCGGACAAGGCGATGGAACAAGCTCAGGTGACGTTCGAGACGGTCGAGATCACTTCCGAGGGAATCGATCTCGATAATGCGGGCCTGCAACGCCCGACGTCGACATGGACGTACATGGTGCACGACAACCCGTTCGCTTCCAGTGCGGGCAACAGTGCCGGACTGGGTGCCGTCTTCGGCGGCTAG
- a CDS encoding NUDIX domain-containing protein → MIHRSTVHEVLIAVFQVRTFTAGQSPELGVLLWQRALEPELGSWSLPGGVLESDEDLPSSARRQLAEKVDVRKVAHLEQLSVFSDPDRVPGDRRIASTFLGLVPISTDPKLPEDTEWHPVARLPDMSFDHRTVVRHARARLVAKLSYTNIAFALAPVEFAMSTLREIYAAALDYQVDATNLQRVLGRRKVLEATGKTSPSGKAGGRPPALYRFADASLRVTDEFAALRPPS, encoded by the coding sequence ATGATTCATCGTAGCACCGTCCACGAAGTACTCATCGCGGTGTTCCAGGTTCGGACCTTCACCGCAGGCCAGAGCCCCGAACTCGGAGTCCTGCTCTGGCAGCGCGCACTCGAGCCGGAGTTGGGCTCGTGGTCGCTTCCCGGCGGTGTTCTCGAATCCGACGAGGACCTCCCCTCCTCCGCCCGTCGCCAGCTCGCCGAGAAGGTCGACGTCCGAAAAGTCGCCCACCTCGAACAACTGTCCGTCTTCAGCGACCCCGATCGGGTACCCGGAGATCGACGGATCGCCTCGACCTTCCTGGGCCTGGTCCCGATCTCCACGGACCCGAAACTGCCGGAAGACACCGAGTGGCATCCGGTCGCACGGCTTCCCGACATGTCCTTCGACCACCGGACCGTCGTTCGACACGCACGAGCCCGATTGGTTGCGAAACTGTCCTATACCAACATCGCATTCGCGCTTGCGCCAGTCGAATTCGCTATGTCTACGCTGCGCGAGATATACGCCGCTGCCCTCGACTATCAGGTGGATGCGACAAATCTCCAACGCGTGCTCGGGCGCCGAAAAGTGCTGGAGGCGACGGGCAAGACCTCGCCGTCGGGTAAGGCAGGAGGTCGTCCCCCCGCTCTCTACCGGTTCGCCGACGCTTCCTTGCGCGTCACCGACGAGTTCGCCGCTTTACGCCCGCCCAGTTGA
- the glgX gene encoding glycogen debranching protein GlgX encodes MPEDAPTETLEIAVWPGSAYPLGATYDGAGTNFALFSEVADAVDLCLIADDGTETRVRFEESDGYVWHGYLPSVVPGQKYGFRVHGPWDPSNGHRCDPSKLLLDPYGKAFEGDFDGDRSLFSYSLDAPEPEAETPAESAAQSVGTVFEDETDLADPDGEVVEEDPIAHDESSSEDFPQYDSLGHTMTSVVINPFFDWQSDRAPKRPYHETVIYEAHVKGMTVAHPDIPEALRGTYAGLAHPAIIDHLLNLGITAIELMPVHQFMQDQTLLDQGLRNYWGYNTFGFLAPHADYSSNPTAGGAVTEFKAMVRAFHAAGIEVILDVVYNHTAEGNHMGPTISFRGIDNAAYYRLVDGDEQHYMDYTGTGNSLNARHPHTLQLIMDSLRYWVTEMHVDGFRFDLASTLARELHDVDRLSAFFDLVQQDPVVSQVKLIAEPWDIGEGGYQVGNFPGLWTEWNGKYRDTVRDYWRGEPATLGEFASRLTGSSDLYEATGRRPGASINFVIAHDGFTLNDLVSYNDKHNEANGEGNNDGESHNRSWNCGVEGPTDDPEVLELRSRQVRNIMATLLLSQGTPMIAHGDELGRTQQGNNNVYCQDSELAWMDWSLAETNADLIEFTRNAIALRNDHPVFRRRRFFEGRPIRSGEQARDIAWLTPSGEEMTPEDWDSGFGKSLTVFLNGEGIPEPNQRGERVVDDSFLMCFNAHHETIEFVTPDGNYAKEWTVALDTATPTGVSENVIEAGTPVKVAARSLLVLRKTD; translated from the coding sequence ATGCCTGAGGACGCTCCCACCGAAACACTCGAGATCGCAGTCTGGCCGGGCTCCGCCTATCCACTGGGTGCAACCTACGACGGGGCGGGTACCAACTTCGCACTCTTCTCCGAGGTCGCCGACGCTGTCGATCTATGCCTTATCGCCGACGACGGCACCGAAACTCGAGTCCGTTTCGAGGAGTCCGACGGCTACGTCTGGCACGGGTATCTGCCCTCGGTGGTACCCGGGCAGAAGTATGGATTCCGCGTTCATGGACCGTGGGATCCGAGCAACGGGCACCGGTGCGATCCGAGCAAACTACTCCTCGACCCGTACGGGAAAGCCTTCGAAGGCGACTTCGATGGTGACCGCTCCCTGTTTTCCTACAGCCTCGACGCACCCGAACCCGAAGCGGAAACTCCCGCGGAATCTGCTGCACAGAGCGTCGGCACAGTCTTCGAAGACGAGACCGATCTCGCCGACCCAGACGGTGAAGTAGTCGAAGAAGACCCGATCGCGCACGACGAATCATCGAGCGAGGACTTCCCGCAGTACGACTCGCTGGGCCACACCATGACGAGCGTGGTGATCAACCCGTTCTTCGACTGGCAGTCCGACAGAGCACCCAAGCGGCCGTACCACGAGACAGTCATCTACGAAGCCCACGTCAAGGGTATGACGGTGGCACATCCCGACATTCCCGAGGCACTCCGCGGAACCTACGCGGGGCTGGCGCACCCGGCGATCATCGACCACCTGCTGAACCTCGGGATCACCGCGATCGAATTGATGCCGGTCCACCAATTCATGCAGGACCAGACCCTGCTCGATCAAGGTCTACGAAACTACTGGGGCTACAACACCTTCGGATTCCTTGCCCCGCACGCCGACTACTCGTCCAATCCCACCGCCGGTGGCGCGGTGACGGAGTTCAAGGCGATGGTTCGGGCGTTCCATGCTGCCGGCATCGAAGTTATTCTCGACGTGGTCTACAACCACACCGCCGAGGGCAACCACATGGGCCCGACCATCAGCTTTCGCGGCATCGACAACGCCGCCTACTACCGTTTGGTCGACGGCGACGAACAGCACTACATGGACTACACCGGCACCGGTAACAGCCTCAACGCCCGGCATCCCCACACCCTGCAGCTCATCATGGATTCGCTGCGCTACTGGGTCACCGAGATGCACGTCGACGGCTTCCGATTCGACCTCGCATCGACGCTGGCTCGTGAACTCCACGACGTGGACCGTCTGAGCGCCTTCTTCGATCTGGTGCAACAGGATCCGGTCGTCAGTCAGGTCAAACTGATCGCCGAGCCGTGGGATATCGGCGAAGGCGGATATCAGGTCGGAAACTTCCCGGGCTTGTGGACCGAGTGGAACGGCAAGTACCGCGACACCGTGCGCGACTACTGGCGAGGCGAGCCCGCCACCCTCGGTGAGTTCGCATCCCGACTGACCGGATCCTCGGACCTGTACGAAGCGACAGGACGCCGCCCCGGGGCGAGCATCAACTTCGTCATCGCGCACGACGGCTTCACGCTCAACGACCTCGTTTCTTACAACGACAAACACAACGAGGCCAACGGCGAAGGCAACAACGACGGTGAGAGTCACAACCGTTCGTGGAACTGCGGCGTCGAGGGCCCTACCGACGACCCCGAGGTTCTCGAACTCCGCAGTCGCCAGGTCCGCAACATCATGGCCACGCTGTTGCTCAGCCAGGGCACGCCGATGATTGCGCACGGTGACGAACTCGGCCGAACGCAGCAGGGCAACAACAATGTCTACTGCCAGGACTCGGAGTTGGCGTGGATGGACTGGTCGCTCGCCGAGACCAATGCCGATCTCATCGAGTTCACCCGCAACGCCATTGCGCTGCGTAACGACCATCCGGTGTTTCGCCGTCGTCGATTCTTCGAGGGTCGACCGATTCGTAGTGGTGAACAGGCACGTGACATCGCTTGGCTGACGCCTTCGGGCGAGGAGATGACGCCGGAGGACTGGGACAGCGGATTCGGCAAGAGCCTGACGGTGTTCCTGAACGGTGAGGGCATCCCTGAACCGAATCAGCGAGGCGAACGAGTGGTCGACGACTCGTTCCTGATGTGTTTCAACGCACATCACGAGACCATCGAGTTCGTCACACCCGATGGGAACTACGCGAAGGAATGGACCGTCGCACTCGACACTGCCACGCCGACCGGTGTGAGTGAGAACGTCATCGAAGCGGGTACACCGGTCAAGGTGGCCGCCCGGTCGCTCCTCGTTCTACGAAAGACGGACTGA
- a CDS encoding acyltransferase family protein, protein MHVQPQILAGDGNEATAPPRPNSTSAVRVDLNGLRGIAIALVVVFHIWMGRVSGGVDVFLTLSGFFFTASLIRTAQSGGSIDPLIRVRRILRRLGPPLMMVLAAVALATLTLLPRTRWADVGDQLVSAVFFYTNWELAWTAQDYLAADQNVSPVQHLWSVAVQFQFYLLAIAVVFGLAWIVRRSKGGQPMSPPAGLYLVLFAGAALLSFVYAADGTSEMQSWNYYDTGARLWEILIGAAIAALFAARQARDRPAHRWRDGQSWVGRSASTLLAFAGLTAIALCGFVLDGVREFPGPWALLPVSATVALILAGPATPVARLMSTRFGVWLGSIAFPLYLWHWPILIFALFWTGEPSAGPTLGFFVVGLSVLLATATVRLVEKPLQAPNMSIPKVLITVVATATAAVVVCGSVGWNYYIDRSVTDLQAGSIVDASTHPGALVLTDGALAEDAEVIPALFSAPADLPITTIEGCIADFDTRDVISCEYGNKDSERTIALAGGSHAEHWITALDQLGREKGFRVVTYLKMGCPLTVGSMPMLGDSEYPGCLDWSDSVLGEIERSKPDYVFTNSTRPRPDGPGDVTPDSYVQVWAQLADHGVPVLGVRDNPWLARDGVAYRAADCLAEGGTATSCGVPRQNALSPLDPALAASFQYPSVHLLDLSNALCDGPVCRVIQGNVLVYRDEHHLTATYVRTLTTELSRQIAAATGWW, encoded by the coding sequence ATGCATGTCCAGCCCCAAATTCTCGCCGGCGACGGGAACGAGGCGACTGCCCCACCGCGCCCGAACTCGACCTCCGCCGTACGAGTCGATCTCAACGGGCTCCGTGGGATCGCTATCGCCCTCGTCGTCGTCTTCCACATCTGGATGGGACGGGTCTCCGGCGGCGTCGACGTCTTCCTGACGTTGAGCGGATTCTTCTTCACCGCCTCACTCATTCGCACCGCGCAGTCCGGCGGAAGTATCGATCCGCTCATTCGGGTGCGGCGAATTCTGCGCAGGCTCGGACCCCCACTGATGATGGTTCTGGCTGCAGTTGCACTTGCCACCCTGACTCTTCTGCCCCGCACTCGATGGGCCGACGTAGGCGATCAGCTGGTGTCTGCAGTGTTCTTCTACACGAACTGGGAACTTGCATGGACGGCACAGGACTATCTGGCGGCCGACCAGAATGTCAGCCCGGTTCAACATCTTTGGTCCGTAGCCGTGCAGTTCCAGTTCTATCTGCTCGCGATCGCCGTCGTCTTCGGACTCGCTTGGATCGTCCGACGTTCCAAGGGTGGGCAGCCGATGAGCCCCCCTGCCGGTCTCTACCTCGTCTTGTTCGCAGGTGCCGCGCTTCTGTCCTTCGTTTACGCCGCCGATGGCACCAGCGAAATGCAGTCGTGGAACTACTACGACACCGGAGCACGCTTGTGGGAAATCTTGATCGGAGCGGCAATCGCAGCATTGTTCGCGGCCCGACAAGCCCGCGACCGCCCGGCACACCGTTGGCGGGACGGGCAGTCGTGGGTCGGCAGGTCGGCAAGCACGCTGCTCGCCTTCGCCGGACTGACGGCCATCGCCTTGTGCGGGTTCGTTCTCGACGGCGTCCGGGAGTTTCCCGGCCCGTGGGCGCTGCTGCCCGTTTCGGCGACCGTCGCGCTGATTCTCGCCGGCCCGGCGACCCCCGTCGCGCGGCTGATGAGCACACGGTTCGGAGTGTGGCTGGGCTCGATTGCCTTCCCCCTGTACCTGTGGCATTGGCCGATCCTGATCTTCGCACTGTTCTGGACCGGCGAGCCGTCCGCCGGCCCGACTCTGGGTTTCTTCGTCGTCGGCTTGTCGGTACTTCTCGCAACGGCAACAGTTCGGTTGGTCGAGAAGCCCTTGCAAGCGCCGAACATGTCGATTCCCAAGGTGTTGATCACCGTCGTGGCAACAGCGACGGCCGCGGTCGTCGTCTGTGGTTCTGTCGGATGGAACTATTACATCGACCGCTCCGTCACTGACCTGCAAGCCGGCTCCATCGTCGATGCATCGACGCATCCGGGCGCACTAGTCCTCACCGACGGCGCACTCGCAGAGGACGCCGAAGTGATACCCGCGTTGTTCTCTGCTCCCGCAGACCTCCCCATCACGACGATCGAGGGATGCATAGCGGACTTCGATACCCGTGATGTCATCAGCTGCGAGTACGGGAACAAGGATTCCGAACGGACGATAGCCCTGGCGGGAGGTTCGCACGCCGAACATTGGATCACCGCCCTCGATCAACTGGGACGCGAGAAAGGTTTCCGAGTAGTCACCTATCTGAAGATGGGCTGTCCACTCACCGTCGGAAGCATGCCGATGCTCGGCGACAGCGAATACCCCGGTTGTCTCGACTGGTCCGACTCCGTTCTCGGCGAGATCGAGCGAAGCAAACCCGACTACGTCTTCACCAACTCGACGCGCCCACGCCCCGACGGTCCCGGCGACGTCACCCCGGATTCTTACGTACAGGTGTGGGCCCAGTTGGCCGATCACGGAGTTCCGGTTCTCGGCGTCCGCGACAATCCATGGCTCGCTCGCGACGGCGTTGCGTACCGAGCGGCCGATTGTTTGGCCGAAGGTGGCACTGCGACGTCATGCGGAGTGCCTCGCCAGAACGCTTTGTCCCCGCTCGACCCGGCGCTGGCGGCGTCGTTTCAGTACCCATCCGTACATCTGCTCGATCTTTCCAACGCATTGTGCGACGGTCCGGTATGCCGAGTGATCCAGGGCAATGTCCTCGTCTATCGCGACGAGCATCACCTCACCGCAACGTACGTTCGCACTCTGACGACCGAGTTGAGTCGGCAGATTGCGGCGGCCACCGGTTGGTGGTGA
- the msrA gene encoding peptide-methionine (S)-S-oxide reductase MsrA — MTTTTETAILAGGCFWGAQELIRHRPGVSSTRVGYSGGDVANATYRNHGTHAESVEIVFDPEQISYRDILEFFFQIHDPSTKNRQGNDVGVSYRSAIYYTTEEQKRVALDTIADVDASGLWPGKVVTEVEPAGPFWEAEPEHQDYLQNYPSGYTCHFVRPGWKLPHREATTS; from the coding sequence GTGACTACAACTACCGAGACCGCCATCCTCGCCGGAGGCTGCTTCTGGGGAGCACAAGAACTGATCCGGCATCGGCCAGGCGTTTCCTCGACTCGCGTCGGATACTCCGGGGGTGATGTCGCCAACGCGACCTACCGCAATCACGGAACCCACGCCGAATCCGTGGAAATCGTCTTCGATCCGGAGCAGATCTCCTACCGCGACATCCTGGAGTTCTTCTTTCAGATCCACGACCCTTCCACGAAGAACCGTCAGGGCAACGACGTCGGTGTCAGTTACCGCTCGGCTATTTATTACACGACCGAGGAGCAGAAGCGTGTCGCCCTCGACACGATCGCCGATGTAGATGCGTCGGGTCTGTGGCCGGGAAAGGTCGTCACCGAAGTGGAGCCGGCCGGTCCGTTCTGGGAGGCAGAGCCCGAGCACCAGGACTACCTGCAGAACTACCCGAGTGGCTACACGTGTCACTTCGTTCGTCCCGGCTGGAAACTTCCACACCGTGAAGCCACCACCAGCTGA
- a CDS encoding DUF2567 domain-containing protein has protein sequence MESDRATFDGDAAPIPRFRILAITVAVAVGVGALAGVFWALLAPVEHLVVLAPGRGAPLTGESLHRFDSVAIFLCITLVAGVLLPVGFWTWTERRGPAMGLGLVLGSFLGSATTLGVGVWFSGILHTRPDDPAVGSVVARAVGVETPLVLIVQALATSFVVLLLSAMNPHDNLRFTPEDEESEPSTNSVAEGSDRALGPLWNDEPSDSTGRA, from the coding sequence ATGGAATCGGACCGCGCCACCTTCGACGGGGACGCGGCACCGATTCCTCGGTTCCGGATCTTGGCCATAACTGTCGCCGTTGCTGTCGGGGTCGGCGCTCTCGCAGGCGTATTTTGGGCACTTCTGGCCCCGGTGGAACATCTTGTCGTTCTTGCGCCCGGCCGGGGTGCGCCGTTGACCGGCGAGAGCCTGCACCGATTCGATTCGGTCGCCATCTTCCTGTGCATCACCCTCGTCGCAGGTGTACTTCTTCCGGTCGGATTCTGGACGTGGACCGAGCGCCGCGGCCCTGCAATGGGTCTGGGGTTGGTGCTCGGTTCCTTCCTGGGGTCGGCAACGACGCTGGGCGTCGGGGTGTGGTTCTCCGGAATTCTGCATACCCGACCGGACGATCCCGCCGTCGGATCCGTTGTTGCGCGGGCTGTGGGCGTGGAAACCCCGCTGGTGCTGATCGTGCAGGCTCTGGCGACCTCGTTCGTCGTACTGCTCCTTTCGGCGATGAACCCGCACGACAATCTTCGATTCACGCCGGAAGACGAGGAGTCGGAGCCCAGTACGAATTCCGTCGCCGAGGGCAGCGACCGAGCACTCGGTCCACTGTGGAACGACGAACCTTCTGATTCAACTGGGCGGGCGTAA
- a CDS encoding TetR/AcrR family transcriptional regulator C-terminal domain-containing protein, with the protein MQLRRADVLDGAISILDEYGLGDLTMRRLATSLHVQPGALYWHFPNKQTLLGAIADHLLTDVDAPPTRTGWDEQVRELAHRLRDALLSRRDGAELVAATYASRLTTNRVRERIAAVCIRAGSSRSDAELTADTLLYYVLGQTVDEQSRMQMDSVGALTEEASPLFESPDSTSRFDFGLGLFIDGVRHNLGASARL; encoded by the coding sequence GTGCAACTGCGTAGAGCGGACGTCCTCGACGGCGCGATATCGATCCTCGACGAATACGGGCTCGGCGATCTGACGATGCGCAGGCTGGCAACGTCTCTGCACGTCCAACCCGGCGCGCTGTATTGGCACTTTCCCAACAAGCAGACACTCCTCGGCGCGATCGCCGATCACCTTCTCACCGACGTCGATGCACCCCCGACCCGTACCGGATGGGATGAGCAGGTGCGCGAACTTGCCCACCGCTTACGCGATGCTTTGCTTTCACGCCGAGACGGCGCCGAACTGGTTGCCGCGACCTATGCGTCGCGACTGACTACCAACCGGGTCCGCGAGCGCATCGCCGCAGTCTGCATCCGAGCAGGTTCGAGCCGCAGCGACGCCGAACTCACTGCGGACACGCTGCTGTATTACGTGCTGGGCCAGACTGTCGACGAACAGTCACGTATGCAGATGGACTCCGTCGGCGCCCTCACCGAAGAAGCGTCCCCGCTGTTCGAAAGTCCTGATTCGACAAGCAGATTCGATTTCGGTCTGGGGCTGTTCATCGACGGAGTCCGGCACAATCTGGGCGCCTCCGCGCGGCTCTAG
- the bioB gene encoding biotin synthase BioB, with protein MTQISVQSDIVDRARTQVLENGEGLTQSQVLEILRLPEERLEEALALAHEVRMAWCGPEIEVEGIISLKTGGCPEDCHFCSQSGLFESPVRAARLDIPSLVEAAKQTAKSGATEFCIVAAVRGPDERLLAQVAAGIEAIRNEVDIDIACSLGMLTQEQVDQLSAMGVHRYNHNLETARSYFPKVVTTHTWEERWGTLEMVRAAGMEVCCGGILGMGESLEQRAEFTADLAALEPDEVPLNFLNPRPGTPFGNLDVLPPSEALLAVAAFRLALPRTILRFAGGREITLGDLGAQKGILGGINAVIVGNYLTTLGRPAEEDLDLLGELRMPIKALNSTI; from the coding sequence GTGACCCAGATATCTGTGCAGTCCGACATTGTCGACAGAGCGCGTACTCAAGTGCTCGAGAACGGTGAGGGGCTGACACAGAGCCAGGTGCTCGAGATCCTTCGGTTGCCGGAGGAGCGATTGGAGGAAGCGCTTGCCCTGGCGCACGAGGTGAGAATGGCCTGGTGTGGTCCAGAGATCGAGGTCGAAGGGATCATCAGTCTCAAGACCGGCGGATGCCCCGAGGATTGCCATTTCTGCTCGCAGTCAGGCCTGTTCGAGTCGCCGGTTCGCGCTGCACGCCTCGACATTCCCTCCCTCGTGGAGGCTGCCAAACAGACGGCCAAGTCCGGAGCCACCGAATTCTGCATCGTCGCTGCAGTTCGTGGTCCGGATGAGCGACTGCTCGCCCAGGTGGCAGCAGGCATCGAGGCGATCCGCAACGAAGTCGACATCGACATCGCGTGCTCGCTCGGCATGTTGACCCAGGAGCAGGTCGATCAGCTTTCTGCGATGGGAGTTCATCGCTACAACCACAATCTCGAAACTGCCCGCTCGTACTTTCCAAAGGTCGTCACCACCCATACGTGGGAAGAGCGTTGGGGCACATTGGAAATGGTGCGAGCGGCAGGAATGGAGGTGTGCTGCGGAGGGATTCTCGGGATGGGGGAGTCGCTGGAGCAGCGAGCGGAGTTCACCGCGGATCTGGCTGCCCTGGAACCGGACGAGGTGCCACTGAACTTCCTCAATCCGCGACCGGGAACTCCGTTCGGAAACCTTGACGTACTACCACCGTCCGAGGCGCTGTTGGCTGTTGCGGCATTCAGACTGGCGCTGCCGAGGACGATTCTGCGATTCGCCGGTGGGCGCGAGATCACCTTGGGTGACCTCGGCGCACAGAAGGGCATTCTCGGCGGCATCAATGCCGTGATCGTCGGCAATTACCTGACCACTCTGGGACGGCCTGCGGAGGAAGATCTGGACCTCCTCGGTGAGCTTCGGATGCCGATCAAAGCCTTGAACTCGACCATCTAA